TAAAGTAGTAAAGATAACTGAACCAATGAAAGATAAGACCCTTGTGGTCCATGTAGAGATTCCAAAGGACCTCGTCATGGATATCAGAGCCATAAAGGTGGTGTAATCAATGGCTGACAAGTATGAAGATATAATAATTTGCCGCTGCGAGGAAGTGACGCTCGGGGAAATAAGGGAATGGATAGCGAAAGGATATGATACCTTCGATGAGCTTAAGAGGGTCCTTCGTGTGGGCATGGGGCCATGTCAGGGAAGAGGATGCAGAGATATTATTCTAAGAGAGATATCAAAAATGACTGGAAAGAAGTATGCTGAAATACCTCCGGGGACATTTCGTCCGCCGGCAAAGCCAGTGAAGCTTGGAGCTATTGCAAAGGCTGGTGAAAACGAATGACGTGGAAAAATACAGCTGACGCAGTCATAATTGGCGGCGGAATTCAAGGATGTTCCATCGCATATCATCTTGCAAAATTTGGTATGAAGGACGTTGTCGTTATTGAGAAAAATACGGTATGTTCGGGATCTACCGGGAGGTGTGGCGCCGGCATAAGAGCCCAGTGGGGCACGGAAATGAACTGTCGTTTTGGGCTAGCAAGCTTGGAGAAATTCGAACAGCTTCATGAAGAATTAGGGATGGATTGTGGTTTACACCAAGGCGGATATTTAATGGTGGCCTACAAAGAGAGTGAGTTCGAGCAGCTGAAGAAGAACATAGCCCTTCAGAACTCCCTTG
The DNA window shown above is from Thermovirga lienii DSM 17291 and carries:
- a CDS encoding BFD domain protein (2Fe-2S)-binding domain protein (PFAM: BFD-like [2Fe-2S] binding domain~InterPro IPR007419~KEGG: tai:Taci_0969 BFD domain protein (2Fe-2S)-binding domain protein~PFAM: BFD domain protein [2Fe-2S]-binding domain protein~SPTR: BFD domain protein (2Fe-2S)-binding domain protein); this encodes MADKYEDIIICRCEEVTLGEIREWIAKGYDTFDELKRVLRVGMGPCQGRGCRDIILREISKMTGKKYAEIPPGTFRPPAKPVKLGAIAKAGENE